From Segatella copri, the proteins below share one genomic window:
- a CDS encoding DUF4372 domain-containing protein → MNKGKTIFSQIMSLIPERDFKTCVDRYKGNYRARNFSCKDQFLVIRCIGFSQTTWNMQRK, encoded by the coding sequence ATGAACAAAGGCAAAACTATATTCTCTCAGATTATGTCACTTATACCAGAACGTGATTTCAAAACTTGTGTAGACCGTTATAAGGGAAACTACAGAGCAAGAAACTTCTCTTGTAAAGACCAATTCTTAGTAATAAGGTGTATAGGTTTCTCACAAACAACATGGAATATGCAAAGAAAGTGA
- a CDS encoding SHOCT domain-containing protein, translating into MQLRDSGVLTEYEFQAQKAKILQSLQSRLEIVGAEKARI; encoded by the coding sequence GTGCAACTCAGAGATTCCGGAGTTCTTACAGAATATGAATTCCAAGCTCAGAAAGCAAAAATATTGCAATCACTGCAGTCCCGTTTAGAAATCGTCGGGGCTGAAAAGGCTAGGATATAG
- a CDS encoding ATP-binding protein, translated as MYLKDIIERNNLKNSEEFMELMRVMASCIGSPCNPSKLENTFKSIKNETLDRKTISKYLSYMEDAFLIEKSMRYDIKGRKYIGTLSKYYFQDIGLRNALLNFRQVEENHIMENVIYNELRLRGFCVDVGMVEARTAKERKQLEVDFVANMADCRYYIQSAFAMPDDAKREQECASLKRIDDSFKKIIIMRDDIKPYHDNNGFYIVGLMDFLLKPDLMEQL; from the coding sequence GTGTATCTCAAAGATATAATAGAGAGGAACAACTTGAAGAACAGCGAAGAATTCATGGAGTTGATGCGTGTGATGGCTTCATGTATAGGTTCTCCGTGCAATCCTAGTAAGTTGGAAAATACATTCAAAAGTATAAAGAATGAAACCCTTGACAGAAAAACCATATCCAAATATCTTTCCTACATGGAAGATGCTTTTCTTATAGAGAAGTCAATGCGATATGACATAAAGGGCAGAAAATATATAGGTACACTTTCGAAATACTATTTTCAAGACATCGGATTACGCAATGCCTTACTGAATTTTAGACAAGTGGAAGAGAATCATATCATGGAAAACGTCATATACAATGAGCTTCGTTTACGAGGCTTTTGCGTTGATGTGGGTATGGTAGAGGCAAGGACTGCAAAAGAACGCAAACAACTGGAAGTGGATTTCGTTGCAAATATGGCAGACTGTAGATATTATATCCAATCAGCATTTGCAATGCCTGATGATGCAAAAAGAGAGCAAGAATGCGCTTCATTAAAAAGAATCGACGATTCCTTTAAGAAGATAATCATAATGCGCGATGACATAAAACCATATCATGACAACAATGGCTTTTATATTGTCGGGTTAATGGATTTCTTGCTAAAGCCAGATTTGATGGAACAATTATAG
- a CDS encoding ADP-ribosylglycohydrolase family protein gives MQDDHRRRWQRGDWTDDTDMMLCILDSFVACQKVDILDIARRFKEWMMNGGMGIGRHTYNVMALGDYTPNPQKAAEIIWKMGKKKAAANGAVIHFKFVLNVCLYHFLKLNV, from the coding sequence GTGCAGGATGATCATCGTCGTCGTTGGCAAAGAGGCGACTGGACAGATGATACTGATATGATGCTATGCATCTTAGATTCCTTTGTGGCTTGTCAAAAGGTAGATATTCTTGATATTGCCAGAAGGTTTAAGGAATGGATGATGAACGGAGGCATGGGAATTGGTCGGCATACATATAATGTAATGGCTCTTGGCGACTATACTCCGAATCCACAGAAGGCTGCAGAGATTATCTGGAAGATGGGAAAGAAAAAAGCTGCAGCTAATGGGGCTGTTATCCATTTTAAATTCGTGCTAAACGTTTGTCTATATCATTTTTTGAAACTAAACGTTTGA
- a CDS encoding leucine-rich repeat protein has translation MQYPLISEYVKAIQDAGDNLEQLAYLTPVLDDHGEPYRSSGAFAVVFKMLDKSTGKYYALKCFTEEQEGRADAYRQIADELDMVDSPYITSVKYMEKELFVDSQCEEDEFPVLLMDWVEGETMETYISSNYCNQYAMSMLCYRFGKMAAWLRTQSFAHGDIKPDNIIVRPDGSLTLVDYDGMFVSSMKGCKSPTVGTKDFSHPLRTMDDFDETIDDFSLASIALSLKAISMKSTLLDIYGASDRLLFSENDYRNPSNSKVISALQELMCDKDFCTLYSLFMLALARKELSAYSFRLFIGEKPNITSLMDEDLSTKPTEEELKEAFVDEWGVKYSKDGRKLLRAPKVLIGAYSVKEGTRIICDLAFYFCDSPSEIVIPSSVTSIGDWAFSFCRSLSEIVIPSSVTSIGDRAFCGCSSLKYISIPKSVICLNGNPFAKWNGKLECLSPNFVFEDDILFNKDKSRIISFRNQNIKSYVIPSTVTSIGDHAFSWCRSLSEIVISSSVTGIGKGVFSCCDSLSEIVIPSSVTSIGDSAFSCCDSLSEIVIPFSVTSIGKDAFSCCDSLSEIVIPSSVASIGDSAFYRCKFPDNLKQELIFRFGDRIFKEI, from the coding sequence ATGCAGTATCCATTAATATCAGAATATGTAAAGGCCATTCAAGATGCTGGTGATAATCTAGAACAATTGGCTTACCTGACTCCCGTACTAGATGATCACGGAGAGCCATATCGCAGTAGTGGTGCTTTTGCCGTGGTGTTTAAGATGCTGGACAAGAGTACCGGGAAATATTATGCCCTGAAGTGTTTTACGGAAGAACAGGAAGGGCGAGCTGATGCCTATCGTCAGATTGCGGATGAATTGGATATGGTTGATTCTCCATATATTACTTCTGTAAAGTATATGGAGAAGGAACTCTTCGTGGACAGTCAATGCGAGGAGGATGAATTTCCTGTATTGTTGATGGATTGGGTAGAAGGGGAGACGATGGAAACTTATATCTCATCAAACTATTGTAACCAATATGCCATGTCAATGCTTTGTTATCGCTTTGGCAAAATGGCTGCTTGGCTCCGTACTCAATCTTTTGCTCATGGCGACATCAAGCCAGATAATATCATTGTACGTCCTGATGGCTCTCTTACATTGGTGGATTATGATGGAATGTTTGTGTCTTCTATGAAAGGTTGCAAATCTCCAACTGTCGGTACCAAGGATTTCAGTCACCCATTGCGTACTATGGATGATTTCGATGAAACAATAGATGATTTTTCATTGGCAAGCATCGCCTTGTCATTGAAGGCTATCTCGATGAAATCTACTCTGTTAGATATCTATGGTGCCTCAGACAGACTTCTCTTCTCAGAAAATGATTATCGCAATCCTTCAAATAGCAAGGTAATATCTGCCCTGCAGGAATTGATGTGTGATAAGGATTTCTGCACACTTTACTCTCTTTTCATGCTTGCTTTGGCGAGAAAGGAGCTTTCAGCATATTCTTTTAGATTGTTTATTGGCGAAAAGCCTAATATAACTTCTTTGATGGATGAAGATTTATCGACAAAACCAACAGAAGAAGAGTTAAAAGAAGCTTTTGTTGATGAATGGGGAGTGAAATATAGCAAGGATGGAAGAAAATTGTTGAGAGCTCCAAAAGTATTAATTGGAGCTTATTCTGTTAAAGAGGGTACAAGGATAATATGTGATTTGGCTTTTTATTTTTGTGATTCTCCGTCAGAGATAGTCATCCCTTCTAGTGTTACTAGCATAGGTGATTGGGCATTTTCTTTTTGTCGTTCTCTGTCAGAGATAGTCATCCCTTCTAGTGTTACTAGCATAGGTGATAGAGCATTTTGTGGTTGTTCCTCGTTGAAATATATATCCATTCCTAAAAGCGTAATTTGCTTAAACGGTAATCCGTTTGCTAAATGGAATGGCAAATTAGAATGTTTATCTCCTAATTTTGTTTTTGAAGATGATATCTTGTTCAATAAGGATAAAAGTAGAATTATTTCTTTCAGAAATCAAAATATAAAATCGTATGTCATCCCTTCTACTGTTACTAGCATTGGTGATCATGCATTTTCATGGTGTCGTTCTCTGTCAGAGATAGTCATCTCTTCTAGTGTTACTGGCATAGGTAAAGGTGTATTTTCTTGTTGTGATTCTCTGTCAGAGATAGTCATCCCTTCTAGTGTTACTAGCATAGGTGATAGTGCATTTTCTTGTTGTGATTCTCTGTCAGAGATAGTCATCCCTTTTAGTGTTACTAGCATAGGTAAAGATGCATTTTCTTGTTGTGATTCTCTGTCAGAGATAGTCATCCCTTCTAGTGTTGCTAGCATAGGTGATAGTGCATTTTATAGATGCAAATTCCCAGACAATCTTAAACAAGAATTAATTTTCCGGTTTGGAGATAGAATATTCAAAGAAATTTAG
- a CDS encoding DUF4433 domain-containing protein — protein sequence MNRRSNWEDFKNILEQNHITKLYHFTDRDNLENIIKNGGLYSWKDCEERGINIPKPGGGGPGSPSWSLDKRDNLEHYVRVSFTMNHPMMYVAMNEGRISNPVILEIDPEVIYDENTKYADRNAVRNGAHVGGSLEDFKKIHFQTIKARNHFDFDVDEQPFYQAEILVKNTIPLKYIKNIGNFGIPIPSQPQML from the coding sequence ATGAACAGAAGAAGTAACTGGGAGGATTTTAAGAATATCCTCGAACAAAATCATATCACCAAGCTCTATCACTTCACAGACCGTGATAACTTGGAGAATATTATCAAGAATGGAGGACTCTATTCTTGGAAGGATTGTGAGGAACGTGGTATCAATATTCCTAAACCAGGAGGTGGAGGACCAGGTTCTCCATCCTGGTCGTTGGATAAGCGTGATAATCTGGAACATTATGTTCGTGTCAGCTTTACCATGAACCATCCAATGATGTATGTGGCAATGAATGAGGGCAGAATTTCTAACCCTGTCATTCTGGAGATAGACCCTGAGGTGATTTATGATGAGAATACCAAATATGCAGACAGGAATGCTGTGCGAAATGGTGCTCATGTGGGTGGAAGTCTGGAGGATTTCAAGAAGATTCACTTCCAAACTATCAAGGCTCGTAATCACTTCGATTTCGATGTGGATGAGCAGCCATTCTATCAGGCGGAGATATTGGTAAAGAACACCATTCCTCTGAAGTATATCAAGAACATCGGCAACTTTGGTATTCCAATCCCAAGCCAGCCACAGATGTTGTAG
- a CDS encoding DUF6939 family protein, which produces MILIESKRKKQENILKKYPDAIIADVTSHAEDDLIKLSPFYPHGGIPVPFSEGVTATCVEAVWQGLKVFESDDVDMKMFKNESMKNIKRTVRKFGKPLGHRKGVNGTELLGYIEARKLIYIPTYRWVLEHKVQSIIERLREASQTKTIVLLDYNTNCDVDDPKKPLSHAFLIKAYVEGLYPFGDKMCKPQTIEPKQLTLF; this is translated from the coding sequence ATGATACTGATTGAATCTAAGCGAAAGAAGCAGGAGAATATCTTGAAGAAATATCCCGATGCAATCATTGCAGATGTGACAAGCCATGCGGAAGATGATTTGATAAAGTTGAGTCCTTTTTATCCGCATGGTGGAATACCTGTGCCATTCAGCGAGGGTGTTACTGCTACATGTGTTGAGGCTGTGTGGCAAGGGCTGAAGGTATTTGAATCGGATGACGTAGATATGAAAATGTTTAAGAACGAGTCGATGAAGAATATCAAGAGAACTGTTCGCAAGTTTGGTAAGCCACTTGGACATCGTAAAGGAGTAAACGGAACAGAACTGCTCGGATATATTGAGGCTCGAAAGCTGATTTATATCCCTACTTACAGGTGGGTACTTGAACATAAGGTTCAAAGTATTATCGAAAGATTACGAGAGGCTAGCCAAACTAAGACAATCGTACTTTTGGATTATAATACAAATTGTGATGTGGATGACCCGAAGAAGCCTCTTTCGCATGCCTTTCTAATCAAGGCATACGTAGAAGGTCTATATCCTTTTGGTGATAAAATGTGTAAACCGCAGACAATAGAACCAAAGCAACTAACGTTATTCTAA
- a CDS encoding protein kinase domain-containing protein, which produces MQYPLISEYVRAIQDASNNLDELAHLVPVLDDHGEPYRSSGAFAVVFKMKDEQTGKCYALKCFTEEQEGRAEAYRKIADGLEFLDSSYITSVKYLEKEIFVDSSCEEDEFPVLLMDWIDGETMESYIAENYQDNYAMAMLCYRFCKMAAWLRSQPFAHGDIKPDNIMVRPDGSLTLVDYDGMFVPAMKGQKSPTIGTKDFSHPLRTVDDFDETIDDFALASIALSLKAISLKPSLLDEYGAADRLLFSVNDYNKLCKINLWKKLSKIKNMEIKKLQTCLRLAENRQNYDNLLISCVKEPTKDTTLEKVDFLKARAISAVCSSRQLQEHLTSNTHYDLIDLTSQKSENSYPIKEILALLAVLSFFALYFIDEELFLNVFLFFMASSSVIFMIIGFVIYAGIILLGGYLLFVIIKKILKK; this is translated from the coding sequence ATGCAATATCCTTTGATATCAGAATATGTTAGAGCCATACAAGATGCTAGTAACAATCTTGATGAGTTGGCTCATTTGGTACCCGTGCTAGATGATCATGGTGAACCATATCGTAGCAGTGGTGCCTTTGCCGTCGTGTTCAAAATGAAGGATGAACAAACGGGGAAATGTTATGCCTTGAAGTGCTTTACTGAAGAGCAGGAAGGTAGAGCTGAAGCTTATCGTAAGATTGCTGATGGGTTGGAGTTCTTAGATTCCTCTTATATTACTTCTGTGAAGTACTTAGAAAAGGAAATTTTCGTAGATAGCAGTTGTGAGGAGGACGAGTTTCCAGTCCTTCTGATGGATTGGATTGATGGAGAAACAATGGAAAGTTACATTGCTGAAAACTATCAAGACAATTATGCTATGGCTATGCTTTGCTATCGTTTTTGCAAAATGGCAGCTTGGCTTCGCTCTCAACCATTTGCTCATGGAGATATTAAGCCAGATAATATTATGGTTCGCCCTGATGGAAGTTTGACTTTGGTGGATTATGATGGTATGTTTGTTCCAGCGATGAAAGGACAGAAGTCTCCAACAATTGGTACAAAGGACTTTTCTCATCCTTTGAGAACTGTTGATGATTTTGATGAAACCATCGATGACTTTGCTTTGGCTAGTATTGCTTTGTCATTGAAAGCTATCTCTTTGAAGCCATCTTTGCTTGATGAATATGGTGCAGCAGATAGATTGCTCTTTTCTGTAAATGATTATAATAAGTTATGTAAAATAAATCTATGGAAGAAACTGTCTAAAATCAAAAATATGGAAATTAAAAAATTACAAACTTGTTTACGGTTGGCTGAAAATCGCCAAAATTATGATAATTTGTTAATTAGTTGTGTGAAAGAACCTACAAAAGATACTACCTTGGAGAAAGTTGATTTCCTAAAAGCAAGGGCGATATCTGCTGTATGTTCAAGTAGACAATTGCAAGAGCACTTAACTTCTAATACTCATTATGATTTGATTGATTTGACATCTCAGAAATCAGAAAACTCATACCCGATAAAAGAAATTTTAGCATTATTGGCAGTGTTGTCTTTTTTTGCTTTGTATTTCATAGACGAGGAGTTGTTTTTAAACGTGTTCCTCTTTTTTATGGCAAGTTCATCGGTTATATTTATGATTATAGGTTTTGTTATTTATGCTGGAATAATTTTATTGGGTGGTTATTTGCTTTTTGTAATAATAAAAAAGATATTGAAAAAATAA
- a CDS encoding leucine-rich repeat protein, producing the protein MQYPLISEYVRAIQDASNNLDELAHLVPVLDDHGEPYRSSGAFAVVFKMKDEQIGKCYALKCFTEEQEGRAEAYRQIADELEFVDSSYITSVKYLDKEIFVDSSCEEDEFSVLLMDWIDGETMETYIAENYQDNYAMAMLCYRFCKMAAWLRSQPFAHGDIKPDNIMVRPDGSLTLVDYDGMFVPAMKGQKSPTIGTKDFSHPLRTVDDFDETIDDFALASIALSLKAISLNPSLLDEYGAADRLLFSAEDYRDLSKSKVLAALQELMNDEEVNMLLSSFLQAKGIKRINYRAFSDIRLPKTSTQNEQINLFVDYTEELRDIDNMYNARINLGFVFDSYKRLADMGNLFAMVGLGSCYCYGRGVPENIQKGVELIKFALDKSNPKAYNAMGILYELGLGVNKDLIKGLSLQKKSAELGYVAAQYNLGRAYLLGQKGIAKSESLAFMWFEKAARQGYGEALCELGNAYMNGIGVAKNIDLALCLYKSAFSKGVPSAKLALGELYFVGKLLEQDRKKAYNYIKQSAESGVGRAQALLGLIYCTNEFIQIDYRQAEIWIEKALDSGYSDIKSIFEMEEGYYAVYIDDEVLTKFYLWAQNHHDERIFEILAKLFEKSSFDEFGVEYSADKRILLNAHSFTLDSYVIDVHTKEIKAGAFVECRNLAKIFLPNALEKIGDGAFESCDMLERLTIPRSVKVLEGNPFSKWDGQLICLSPNFSYNAGALMDDKRLISYRAYMSSYNVREGIEIIEKYAFEANEYIRKVQLPATCHTIGNDAFTSCANLNYINFSNAIKEIGCGAFYCSGLTEFEAEGVSVIKSGTFGGSRLKKIKLGSNVKKIENQAFIDSILLEEVILSEGLQEIDEVAFANCKRLKKINIPNSLKIIKKSAFVDCTSLDEVTKLNLIERFGKDIFEW; encoded by the coding sequence ATGCAATATCCTTTGATATCAGAATATGTTAGAGCCATACAGGATGCTAGTAACAATCTTGATGAGTTGGCTCATTTAGTACCAGTGCTAGATGATCATGGTGAACCATATCGTAGCAGTGGTGCCTTTGCCGTCGTGTTCAAAATGAAAGATGAACAGATAGGAAAGTGCTATGCCTTAAAGTGCTTTACTGAAGAGCAAGAAGGTAGAGCCGAGGCTTATCGCCAAATTGCTGATGAGTTGGAATTCGTAGATTCCTCTTATATTACTTCTGTAAAGTACTTAGACAAAGAAATCTTCGTGGATAGCAGTTGTGAGGAAGACGAGTTTTCTGTTCTTCTGATGGATTGGATTGATGGGGAAACGATGGAGACTTACATTGCAGAAAACTATCAAGACAATTATGCTATGGCTATGCTTTGCTATCGCTTCTGTAAAATGGCAGCGTGGCTTCGTTCTCAACCATTTGCTCATGGAGATATTAAGCCAGACAATATCATGGTTCGTCCTGATGGAAGTCTGACTTTGGTAGATTATGATGGTATGTTTGTTCCTGCCATGAAGGGACAAAAGTCTCCGACAATTGGTACAAAGGACTTTTCTCATCCTTTGAGAACCGTCGATGATTTTGATGAAACCATCGATGACTTTGCTTTGGCAAGCATCGCCTTGTCGTTAAAAGCTATTTCTTTGAACCCTTCGTTGCTTGATGAATATGGTGCAGCAGATAGATTACTCTTTTCTGCTGAGGACTATCGTGACTTGAGTAAGAGTAAGGTACTGGCTGCTTTGCAAGAATTGATGAATGATGAAGAAGTTAATATGCTTCTCTCATCATTTCTTCAAGCCAAAGGTATAAAGCGTATAAACTATAGAGCTTTTAGTGATATTCGTCTACCGAAAACTTCAACCCAAAACGAGCAGATTAATTTATTTGTAGATTATACAGAGGAGTTGCGTGATATAGATAATATGTATAATGCCCGTATAAATCTAGGTTTTGTTTTTGACTCGTATAAGCGATTAGCTGATATGGGAAATCTTTTTGCAATGGTTGGTTTAGGAAGTTGTTATTGCTATGGACGTGGTGTTCCTGAAAATATTCAGAAAGGTGTTGAATTAATTAAATTTGCTTTGGATAAGTCTAATCCTAAAGCTTATAATGCTATGGGGATATTATATGAATTAGGTTTAGGGGTTAATAAAGACCTTATAAAAGGATTGTCTTTGCAGAAAAAATCGGCAGAGTTAGGTTATGTAGCAGCACAGTATAATTTAGGACGTGCTTATCTTTTAGGTCAGAAAGGAATTGCGAAATCTGAATCTTTGGCTTTTATGTGGTTTGAAAAAGCAGCGAGGCAAGGATATGGTGAGGCTTTGTGTGAATTAGGAAATGCTTACATGAATGGTATTGGTGTTGCTAAAAACATAGATTTGGCTTTGTGTTTATATAAGTCTGCTTTTTCTAAAGGAGTACCTTCTGCTAAATTAGCTTTGGGGGAATTGTATTTTGTGGGGAAGTTATTGGAGCAAGATAGGAAAAAGGCATATAATTATATAAAACAATCTGCTGAGTCTGGAGTAGGAAGAGCTCAGGCTTTACTCGGACTTATTTATTGCACAAATGAATTCATACAAATAGACTATAGGCAAGCTGAAATATGGATAGAAAAAGCTTTGGATAGTGGATATTCAGATATAAAAAGTATATTTGAAATGGAGGAAGGTTACTATGCAGTGTATATAGACGACGAGGTGTTGACAAAGTTTTATTTGTGGGCGCAGAATCATCATGATGAACGTATATTTGAAATTTTAGCGAAACTTTTTGAAAAATCCTCTTTTGATGAGTTTGGGGTTGAATATAGTGCAGATAAAAGAATTTTGTTAAATGCCCATAGTTTTACATTGGATTCGTATGTAATAGACGTTCATACAAAAGAGATTAAGGCTGGAGCTTTTGTTGAATGTCGTAATTTGGCAAAAATATTTTTGCCAAATGCTTTGGAAAAAATAGGAGATGGAGCCTTTGAATCCTGCGATATGTTGGAACGCTTAACTATTCCTCGTTCTGTAAAAGTTTTGGAAGGCAATCCTTTCTCTAAATGGGATGGGCAATTAATATGTCTATCTCCTAATTTTTCATATAATGCTGGTGCTCTAATGGATGATAAAAGATTAATCTCTTATAGAGCCTATATGTCTTCATATAACGTGAGGGAAGGAATCGAAATTATAGAAAAGTATGCATTTGAAGCCAATGAATATATAAGAAAAGTTCAATTGCCAGCGACATGTCATACTATTGGGAATGATGCTTTCACAAGTTGTGCTAATTTAAATTATATAAATTTTTCAAATGCCATAAAAGAAATAGGTTGTGGTGCATTTTATTGTTCTGGTCTGACGGAATTTGAGGCAGAAGGAGTCTCTGTCATAAAGTCAGGTACGTTTGGAGGCTCAAGGTTGAAAAAGATAAAATTGGGGAGTAATGTGAAGAAAATTGAAAACCAAGCTTTTATAGATTCAATATTGTTGGAAGAGGTAATTCTTTCTGAAGGATTGCAAGAAATTGATGAAGTAGCTTTTGCAAACTGTAAAAGGTTGAAGAAAATAAATATACCAAACAGTCTTAAGATAATTAAAAAAAGTGCGTTTGTAGATTGCACTTCATTGGATGAAGTAACAAAATTGAATTTAATAGAGCGTTTTGGTAAAGATATATTTGAATGGTAA
- a CDS encoding DUF6078 family protein has translation MDEKELLKKAFEYGNVPSNITYCFTEPCPMKNKCIHYLSGLYKNEKTDRGDAIFPNALKNGNCKYFAPLRVVKMAWGFDKLFAEMKVKDAPALRTEMRDYLGSKGQYYRYKLGQLKLLPEQQVYIKQLFDRYGYKDVEFDHFSEEIDFTKS, from the coding sequence ATGGATGAAAAGGAATTACTGAAAAAGGCTTTTGAGTACGGAAACGTACCTAGCAACATCACCTACTGTTTCACCGAACCATGTCCGATGAAAAACAAATGTATCCACTATCTATCCGGTCTCTACAAAAACGAGAAGACTGATAGAGGGGATGCCATCTTCCCAAATGCCCTGAAAAACGGGAATTGCAAGTACTTCGCTCCGCTGCGTGTCGTGAAAATGGCATGGGGATTCGACAAACTCTTTGCCGAAATGAAAGTGAAAGACGCTCCTGCTCTGCGCACCGAAATGAGAGACTACCTCGGCAGCAAAGGACAATACTACCGATATAAACTGGGACAACTGAAACTCCTGCCGGAACAACAGGTATATATCAAACAGCTCTTCGACAGATACGGATATAAAGATGTTGAATTCGACCATTTCTCAGAAGAGATTGATTTCACTAAAAGCTAA
- a CDS encoding VapE domain-containing protein, with protein sequence MKVTIVHTNNKKQLLVSTKTMEKLLQRIAKDDSRLTVTHFREYVTYMESGYEYYKDMPTWMHIYPAAEFAKDENNNLKMKACNGILLLKFGNITDADGVEGVKRSVAMLPSTFAALEGADGKSVIVLVKFSNEDDLLPTEEADAERLYRIAYQQILPVYQAIAKASVLTDGPKPSIEAGSNLSFEPSMHNSFMMTLDAKPYFNSKAVAMKIDSNMHPQNQAFNTEDNQQMIPGSDTSEEEKKVDKNSVRENIVSMMQLLKSKYNFRYNTVMKFVEYMPKEKGWYGFQPVDPRVQKRMTLEVQLADIRVSIKDVRNFLESDYIKNYNPIDEYLFQCYDKWDGKDHIRALARTVPTNNPYWADWFYTWFLGMVDQWRGFTHRQYGNSVAPLLISKQGYNKSTFCRRLLPPELQWGYSDNLILSEKRQVYQAMAQFMVINLDEFNQISPQVQQGFLKNLIQLPTLKYKPPYGSHVMEFPRLASFIATSNMTDILTDPSGNRRFIGVELTGPIDVSVRPNYQQLFAQALTALHNGEKSYFDTEQVKLIMKNNCQFEVAEPIDQYFQLYFDLVENEKEGEYLTAAEIFDYLKKQIGSSLKVNSLMGFGRKLANMSELKHKRFADGMKYLVKKK encoded by the coding sequence ATGAAAGTAACTATCGTTCATACAAACAACAAGAAGCAGCTCCTCGTCAGCACAAAGACGATGGAGAAGTTGCTGCAACGTATCGCAAAAGATGACAGCAGACTTACTGTTACCCATTTCCGCGAATACGTGACCTATATGGAAAGCGGCTACGAATATTACAAGGATATGCCAACATGGATGCACATCTACCCCGCTGCTGAATTCGCCAAAGACGAAAACAACAACCTGAAGATGAAGGCGTGCAACGGTATCCTGCTGCTGAAATTCGGAAACATCACGGATGCGGACGGCGTGGAGGGCGTGAAGCGCTCAGTTGCCATGCTGCCTTCTACCTTTGCTGCGCTGGAAGGTGCTGATGGTAAGTCGGTTATCGTATTGGTGAAATTCAGCAATGAAGATGACTTGCTGCCTACTGAGGAGGCGGATGCCGAACGACTGTACCGCATCGCTTACCAGCAAATTCTGCCTGTATATCAGGCGATTGCCAAGGCTTCGGTGCTCACAGACGGGCCGAAACCTTCTATAGAAGCGGGCTCAAACCTGTCTTTTGAGCCTTCGATGCACAACAGTTTTATGATGACGCTCGATGCGAAACCTTATTTCAACAGTAAGGCGGTAGCGATGAAAATTGACAGCAACATGCACCCTCAGAACCAGGCTTTCAACACGGAAGATAATCAGCAGATGATTCCTGGTTCCGATACTTCGGAAGAAGAAAAGAAAGTTGACAAGAACAGCGTTCGCGAGAATATCGTGAGCATGATGCAGCTGCTGAAAAGTAAATATAACTTCAGATACAACACGGTGATGAAATTCGTGGAATACATGCCGAAGGAGAAGGGTTGGTATGGTTTCCAGCCCGTAGATCCGAGAGTGCAGAAACGCATGACGCTGGAGGTGCAGCTCGCTGATATCCGAGTGAGCATCAAGGATGTCAGGAATTTTCTGGAGTCTGATTACATCAAGAATTATAATCCGATAGATGAATATCTCTTCCAATGCTACGACAAATGGGACGGGAAGGACCATATACGTGCCTTGGCTCGTACGGTTCCTACCAACAATCCTTACTGGGCAGACTGGTTCTACACCTGGTTTCTGGGCATGGTTGACCAGTGGCGCGGCTTTACCCATCGCCAGTATGGCAACTCAGTGGCTCCACTTCTCATTTCCAAGCAGGGTTACAACAAGAGTACTTTCTGTCGCCGGCTGTTACCACCGGAGCTGCAATGGGGATATAGCGATAATCTGATTCTGTCAGAAAAACGTCAGGTTTATCAGGCGATGGCGCAGTTTATGGTCATCAATCTCGATGAGTTCAACCAGATTTCGCCACAGGTGCAGCAGGGATTTCTGAAGAACCTCATCCAGTTGCCTACGCTGAAATACAAGCCTCCGTATGGCAGTCATGTCATGGAATTTCCTCGTCTCGCCTCGTTCATCGCCACGAGCAACATGACGGATATTCTCACCGACCCATCCGGCAACAGAAGGTTCATCGGTGTGGAACTGACGGGACCGATCGATGTGAGTGTGCGTCCGAACTATCAGCAACTTTTCGCCCAGGCGCTGACCGCCCTGCACAATGGCGAGAAGAGTTATTTTGATACGGAACAGGTGAAGTTGATCATGAAGAACAACTGCCAATTTGAGGTGGCTGAGCCGATAGACCAGTATTTCCAGCTTTATTTTGATTTGGTTGAGAATGAGAAAGAGGGTGAATATCTGACTGCCGCCGAGATTTTCGACTATCTGAAAAAGCAGATAGGTTCATCGCTCAAGGTGAACAGTTTGATGGGATTCGGCAGAAAACTGGCGAATATGAGTGAGTTAAAACATAAGAGATTTGCAGATGGAATGAAGTATCTTGTAAAGAAAAAGTGA